The Hordeum vulgare subsp. vulgare chromosome 7H, MorexV3_pseudomolecules_assembly, whole genome shotgun sequence DNA window aggatccatgtataaaacaaggtgtagactttggaagaactacttgatggtagtaagactaataagtaaagatggatctttaaaagaaagacagacgatgatggtgataagtcactattaagaaaatctcgacttgtcgcaaaaatgttttcgacaagatcaaagagttgactaggatgtgactttctcactcgtagcgatgctaaaagtctgttagaattatgttagtagttgctgcattatttgtgaaatattgcacataggaacacaagacattgtttcctcgacggtttccttgaggaaagattgtatgtgatacaatcagaaggttttgtcgatcctaaggatactaacaagtatgcaagctccagcgatccttttatggactggtacaagcatctcggagttggaatatatgctttgatgagatgatcaaagcttttgggtttgtacaaggtttatgagaaacttgtatttccaaagaagtgagtgggagcactatagtttttctgataaagtatatgtggttgacatattgttgatcagaagtaatgtagaatttctgtaaagcataaaggttgtttgaaaggggtttttcaaaggaaggcctggatagagctacttgaaacattaagcatcaagatctatggagatagatcaaaatgctgaaacagaactttcaaatgaaatgcataccttgacaagtttttgaaggggttcaaaatagatcagtaaagaaggagttcttggctgtattgtaaggtgtgaacatgagtaagactcaaaagcccgaccacagaagaaagagaaaggacgaaggtcgtcccctatgccttagccgtagactctacagtatgccatgctgtgtaccgcacctgatatgtgccttgccacaagtccgttaagaggtacagagagtgatccaggattgaatcactgaatagcggtcaaagttatccttagtaactaatggactaaggaatttttctcgattatggaggtggttaaagagttcgtcataaagggttacgtcgatgcaagctttgacactaatctgaataactatgagtagtaaaacggattcgtatagtagagtagatatttggagtatttccgaatagcacgtagtagcagcatctataagatgacataaagatttgtaaagaacacacggatctgaaagtttcagaaccgttgactaaaacctctctcacgagcaagacgttcgtgggacggatcgaaacggatcatgagacggatcgcaagacggttcatgcaacggatcgcgagacggttcgtgggacggatcgcgggacggatcttgggacagatcgcgggacggttcgtggggtggtttgagggacgtgaagacgttccactacatcaaccgcatttcttaacgcttcctgttgtgcgatctacaagggtacgtagatccaaaatctcctctcgtagatggacatcaccatgatagatcttcgtgtgcgtaggaaattttttgtttcccatgcaacgttccccaacagaaactcaccaggttgaacctactacaacgcacctctctcatcgaagaaatagcaatctggttggccaaactatttcaatagatcagagagaattacgaagctataataatcatgcacataataatcatattatatatcagagcaggctcaaatatttatcatgaataatctgaacataaacccataattcatcggatcccaacaaacgcaccgtacaaaagagttacatcatatggatcaaagcgaagatgcgatgatcattgtattgaagataaaagaGAGAGATTGTCATTTAGGTGCtggctatggacacgtaggtctgtggtgaactactcacgcatcagcaagagggcagcaaggttggtgaagaagccctcctgaTCAACCCCCCTCTGACAGAGTgtcggaacggagctctagatggcctctcatcagaacacagacttgcggtgacgtaaaaagtgtttcgggacctcccTCAAAGGATTTAGGGTAGataagaatttataggccacacaACAGGGTCAGGAGAGCCAAGAGGggtccacaagccatcagggtgcccccAGGTCGCACCCTCTTGGGTTAGTGGGGTCTTGTGCGCCTTTCGACCCTCTTCTAATGCTCCATGGTCTAGGTTTGGtccaaaataatcacaaaaaattcaggtcaattggacttcatttggtactagaACCTCTaaagtggaaaaacatgcagaaaatagcaactgtcACGGGgcagtgggtcaataggttagtgatcaaaagtaatataaattggtagataagtgcataaaaagtgttctaaaatgacaacataatatcatggaacaatcaaacattatagatacgttggagatgtatcaagcatcctcaagcttaatttatgctcgtcctcgagtaggtaaatgataaaaacagaattttttatttgacatgttatccatgatgtattcttaggcatgtatgctcactgagaaacgataaattaacaaatattaacacaataatatatataagtataagcagcaaaacaattaatttttcaaagtgtacgatcctcaaagattattTCAAccctatccatctttattatattagcaaggtatggctccatcttcatcacataactacaaatgtaaagcaccacggtgcccaagtcaggtaattggatcgtaccttttcaatatgcatcaactttttattcttcacgcaatacatgagcgtgaaccattggacatagtataatggtggaatagaataaggtggtaggtttcaaagggttgaaaagtggagaagatagtctcgtatcaactaggcgtaccaacgggctatggagatgcccatcgatagatattgacacaaggagttgggatttccatgcaaatgatgcactagagctataagtgtatgaaagctccactaaagctagctggggtgtgcatccaagttgcttgctcatgaagacctcgggcatttgaggaagcccgttatcggaatatacaagccaagtttataaatgTTTTGACtctgaacatggtgccactttgaggcacaagtgcggtaaaggatagtagcaaagtcccttctctctttttctctcattcatttttttatatAAGGTGGGCTCATTTGAATTCCCCCATCTTTATTtcgtcactgggacaatgctccattaatgatgattatcacacttctatttacttacaactcatggataacttgatatgatgaactatgaagcaacatgactccaatatAAATATCTCTGGcactgtaccaggatgtgcaatgatctagcgtgacatgtattcagCATATGATATTTAGTGGcattgccacaaatgctattataaacggtggctttgccagaaATACTTCGTCAGCTCTAGATGAtcatacaaagtaatatgatgatgaacgaactagtcatttggagtgacgatggaatttgcatgaaaatatatctcagaatggctatgaaatgccataataggtacgtatggtggatgttttgaggaggatataataaggcttatgtgcaacagagcatatcatgtcacgggtttggatgcaccgacgaaagttgcagcaatcctcgaggtgagagtgGGCTATGCGCGGTACTGGAGAggttagcaaatatgaggaggtgagattgcgtgtgTCCAagatgtcacattagtcataaagaactcatatacttattgcaaagttttattagtcttatcacaaatcaaagtactactcggatgtcccgagggagagggttggtaggaattaaccatcgtgcgactctGACTccaaacaacactaggttttcaatgaggaatagaaatgcacACACATAATCACCATGCCATTTTAATTTTTGAGATGTTCAACAAGTTTTAgcatctcttaatatcaacacctctgtgaattaatgattatgcactcacaccttttcatatcaccatatcaatATCATTTACCACAATTTCCCtatgtgtgctacatgatggttttaattatcactcattgaacacaCGTTATTTTTTATCTACTCTTATGAccaatgcaaattaccgtcactattcattaactctcaaacaaatataagttttGATCTtgtcgtgccctgttggcttatgGGCCCCTAGAGGCcttcccgactccgttctctcgCTTATAAATTCCCATATACACCAGAAATACCAGaaagagtcccgaaacactttttatgccatcGGAAGTCTCTGtttcgacgggaggccatctggagctccgttccggcaccctgtcaaagggggatcgatcatggagggcctcttcatcaaccttgctgccctcacaatgatgtgtgagtaattcaccacagacctacgggtcgatagccagtacctagatggcaatatctctctctttgatcttcaatacaatgatcatcgcatctccactttgatccacatgatgtaaattcttttgtgcggtgcgtttgttgggatccaatgaattgtggatttatgttcagattattcatgataaatatttgagtctcctctcaatacttatatgattcttatgtgcatgtttatgatagcttcataattctctctgatccattgaaatagtttggccaactagattgatgttTCTtgatgagagaggtgcattgtagtaggtttaaCCTGGTGAATTTTTATATCCCTATGacgaaaggggacaagatgtTTCTTTgtattgctgctactaaggataaaacgatggggtttatccaTATTGCTTCAGTTTACTTTATCTAAATCATGTCAtttttctccatgcattactctgttttacttaatactctaaattCATGcgggatagtggtcgatgagtggagtaatagtaataggtgcaagcaggattcggtctatttgtttatggacgtgatgcctatatatacatgatcattgtcgtgaatatcgcatagcTATCTCCTTTTTTGTCAAGTGCGCAAcaataatttatttacccaccgtatgctatttttcatgagagatgtcattagggaaaactatggccccccgagtctattcagaaCATGTTGATAAGaccttcaataccttgtttccatttacttgtttttattttatcttgctatctacaattatctacacacctcactcgcttgcaaataacaagaacaagaggattgaaaaccctcttgcccgcattcggtgcaagttctttgttcttttgtgtacaaccattgaagacggttgtggctgatattcctattgattcgataaaccttggtttcataactgaggaaaataTTTACCCACATTAtgatgcgataacccgttcctcttcacggaaaacccaacgcagatcacaagtatcataccACCACAGCAGACACCAAAAAAAAGAACGATGGATCACCTACTCACCCGAGCTCGACACGGCTTCATGGCTAATATGCAGATTTGTGGACCTCCAAGGTGGCTCACAAAATGTGAAAGTCTTACCGTTGAACGAATCAGACCGGGGCAACACCTCGGACATGCCAACGAACTCGAGATCTGGCACCCCACCATGACTAAGACTTCGAAAGAGGAAACCATACATGTCATCCACTAACCACAAACCCAACACACGTTTCGTTTTCAAAATGTCCTCGATGCCAAGCTTCGACATTTGTTTTGTGTCTAAAATATTGTACGTGCACCGCACCCTGGGCCCACCATACCATATTCTTGTATCCATGAAATATGTTATTAAGGTACTTTATTAAAAAAATGTTTACTTAACTTGCCAAAATGTTTTATAGAAAATAGGACAAACTTAGTTATCTTAAATTTAAACTTCTTTTTAATAGAAATGAGTtatactatcaaaataaatattTTACACAATAAATAGATCAGTGAAACTGTATTGCTTGACCATTTTCATAAATAGATCCATAATAAGTTATCTAAATAtatgaaacacaaaagacactaccaAATAGCATTATGGTAATAACGATAATAAAAAAACAAAGGAACAAAAAAACTAACGAGTTTATAAAATGGGGCCTGCTACGCTTCTCCCAGATGATGTTTACAACACATCCTCCGCCTTGATAGCCATAGGATCGGGAGCTTGTTCGATCTTCTTCCCGTGCGCATGCCGAACCTTTTATGTTTGAAACAATACCTGTGTTTTTCAAACAAGAACGCTGCTCCAGAAATGGTAGCCGTAGAATCAGGAGCTCGACAATTGGTTTTTGATTATACGATCGTAAGCAAGCCTCTTTGTATTCACATTTTTCTGCAACTGAGCATTTGTTTCAGAAAAAGAGAGTTTGCAACGGCGGAGACTCGTGCGGCTGGGAGCGCAACGATGACGAGGATTTCCAGCCGGATTTCTACAACAAGACATGTGTTGCAAAGATTTCTTTAACAAGACCTATGTTGCAAAATATTCTGCAACAACTTTGTTGCAGTGATGAAAGACGCCACTCTGCCGCACGATTATGGatcttttttttttgcagaaGCGTTCTTGTTTCAGAAACATAGGTCTTGTTTCAAAGAAAAAACGGTTTGGCACACGCACCGGAAGAAGATCAGACGGTTGTCGAGCTCGTGATCATACAACTACCATTTCTGCAGCAACGCTCTTGTTTCAAcgaaaaaatgatttggtacgcGCACGGAAAGAAGATCGGATGGTTGTGGATCTCGAGATCCTATGGCTATCATTTTTGCAACAACGTTATTGTTTCAGAAATATAGGTCTTGTTTCAAAGAAAAACCGGTTCAGCACgcgtacggaaagaagattggacGGTCGTCGAGCTCGTGATCCTACGACTACCATTTGTACAGCAACGTTCCTGTTTTAGAAACATAGGTCTTGTTTTAAAGAAAAAATGGTTCGGCACGCGCACGGGAAGAAGAAGATCGGACGGTTGTCGAGCTCGCGATCCTACGACAACCATTTGTGCAATAGCGTTTTTGTTTCAAAAACATAGGTATTGTCTCAAAGAAAAATGGTTCGACACGCACACGGGAAGAAGATCGGACGGTTGTCGAGCTCGCGATCCTACGACTATCATTTCTGCAGCAACGTTCTTGTTTGAAAAACATAGGTCTTGTTTCAAAGAAAAAACGGTTCGGCATGTGCATGAAAAGAAGACCGAACAAGCTCGCGATCCTATGGCTATCAAGGCGAAAGACGTTTTGTAAACATCATCCAGCAAATGCGTAGCAGGCCctttataaaatagggttgaccaACGAGAAAAAGCTCGGCCCAAGTAGGAGTGTGGCACAAAAAAGGAGAAGCAGCAAGGCACTTCAGGACCAAGGACATGGTGCACGCTACATATGGACTTTGGTTGGCCAGGAACGAAGCAAGGGACGGGAAGCGAATCGCTCCACCACATGCGATATTAGAATCTGTTTCTGCTTTGGTAAGAGAGTGGAAGAACACACACGAGCAACCTGCGGGTCAGCCAAAGCATAGGCCGATTCAGAAATGGACAGTGCCGGAAGAAGGGTGGATTAAGGTCAATTCAGATGGTGCTATGTCTAAATCTGCTACGAAGGGGGGCGGTGGTGTGGTGTTGCGGGACCATAATGGAGCTTTCCTGGCTGGTGCTACTCATTTCTTCGGCGATGTCAGGGACGCGGAAGCGGCTGAGATCCTGGCTTGCAAACGGGCGGTGCAATTGGCAGGACAGCGGGGAGTCGTAAAGATACACCTTGAGCTTGATAATCAAGGTTTGGTCCTGAGGCTGAAGGAACAACAGATGAATATGGCTGTTGTGGGGCCTTGGATCCAGGAAATTAAATCGCTGTTATCGACCTTTGAAGCCTGTAGAGTGGACTGGGTTAGGCGATCAGCTAATGGTGTAGCACATAAGTTTGCTAGGGTTAGAGTGGGTGATGAACTTTGTAAGGTGTGGGTGGGGTACCCCGGACTTTGTGTTAGCTGTAATCTCCGATGACATTCCTAGCTTTGTTGGCTAGATTATAAAGGGTCAGTAAGTTTAAAAAAAAAGGACCAAGGACAAACAGTTCCTCCCGTTCAGTTGAGAAAAAGGAAACCCTGACAAGGAATCGGAACAATACCGAGACGAGGAGAATACGGACCCGGCGGGAGGAGGACGGCCGAATCATGCAGGCACTCGGAGACCAAAACTCACTATAAGAGCAGAGGCACCAAACGAACCAGGCCATCAATCAATCCAtcgaacaaacacaacaacatcaCCAATCGATCGAAACAAGCTCTTCAGCCAGCGAAACACCTACGGGATCGTCCTAGCGAAGCAAGTCAACAATGGCGAGCGGCACGAGGGGTGTCGCCGCGGCGACCATCTCGCTCGCCGTGCTGCTCCTTATCTTTTGCTTCTCGCcaagcaccgccgccgccgccgccgtccccaGCATCGACGCCACGCGGACGCGCCACCTGCCGCTGCCGCGCGGACTGCTGCGCGGCCCGGAGAGCGTCGCCTTCGACGCCAAGGGGCACGGCCCATACAGCGGCGTCTCCGACGGCCGCGTGCTCAAGTGGAACGGCGACGCCCTCGGCTGGTCGACGTACACCTACAACCCCGACTACAGCAGTGAGGCGTGCACGGCGTCTCTCCTTCGCCCGGAGACGGCCACGGAGAGCCACTGCGGCCGTCCGCTCGGTCTGCGGTTCCACCTAAAGTCTGGGTACCTGTACATTGCCGACGCCTACAAGGGGCTCATGAGGGTCGCGCCGGGCGGCGGGGAGGCCACCGTGTTGGTCACGGAGGTTGATAGCGTACCTCTCCGCTTCACCAACGGCGTGGACATCGACCAAGTCACCGGCGAGGTTTATTTCACAGACAGCTCCATGAACTTCAACAGGTCACAACATGAGATGGTTACCAGAACCGGAGACTCGTCGGGCCGGCTAATGAGGTACGACCCACGGACGGGAAAGGCCGTCGTGCTCCAGGCAGGCATCACTTACCCCAATGGACTTGCCATCAGCGCTGATAGGACTCATCTCATCATCTCGTCGACCGGGCCGTGTAAGCTGCTACGATACTGGATCAAGGGATCCAAGACGGGCACGATGGAGCTATTCGCCGACCTTCCTGGCTATCCAGACAACGTGAGGCCCGACAAGAAAGGAGGATATTGGGTGGCACTACACCGTGAGAAGAATGAGCTCCCCTTTGGCGTTGATAGCCATCTGCTAGCCTTGAGGATCGACGCGGAAGGTAAAATAATCGAGGAGATGAGGGGGCCCAAGAGCGTGAGGCCGACCGAGGTGGTGGAGAGGAAAGGCGGCAAATTGTTCATGGGATCCGTCGAGCTTCGCTATGTGTCCGTCGTTATACGCAAGTAGGGAAATCAATTAATATGTAAATTAAGGGTTTTTTCTTAGGATATGCTTGCTTTTTCACTGTTGGGATATTGTTTTGTCATATTTTAGTTGTGTAGTCTGTTAAGTGGAGTTTTCTGTTGGACAAGGATCATGTATATTTTAGTATAATAAAGTGGTATCAAACTATCTTCTACTCCCACCGTTCACAAATTTAAGATGTTCTAACTTTTTCCTGAATCAGAtgcatatatttatatatatgttTTAGTATATTTATTCACTTATTTCAATTTATATATAGTCTATACTAGAAGGATTAAGCACGTGTTGCtgcgtcgttggtgttgttgtgttCTTATAAAATAAATTAgtctctttgttttaaaatattggtgcattggatttttaaaaaatattggtGTATTAGTCTCTTCAAGTTTGACCAAATTTGTAGAGAACTACATTAATATCCATAACATCTCATTGCATCATTAAATTCATTATGaaatgaattttcattttatttattagTACTGTGGATGTcgatattttttattttaaacttAGTCAAAGTTAGATAATTTGAGTGTTCAAGAACAAAATCACACCTTATATCTTAGAACCGAGGGAGAATTTGATTTGGCTAGTGTGAGAGATGATggagtattttattttgttttatttataaTGCGGTGTTTTGATGGGCTTTTTATGGTGTGATTCTGTGTTATGTGCTAATCAACCGGTATTTACATCTAAAACTTTTCTGCGTAATTCTCTGCATGTACTGTTTAGTGCTACAATAATATATTTCTAGGTGACAAGGGGGTGCACGGAATTGATATATTTTTATAAGTCAgttgctcccgattgattttgaaAATCATTGTCCGAGTCTAAATCATGAACCAAATCCCAAATCAATAAAAAAGCTTCAAAATTACAGAGCATAGTGAATTAGAAGAATTGAATGGAAAAGCTTATTGAGAAATTATTGACTCTCATTAAAACTGGGTGACCAAATTTCAATTGAAGACCTTAATTGATTGCGAGGCCTTCAATCCTAAAAAGTTTTGTATTATAGAGGATATTGAAGTACAATTGCGACTTGTAAAGAGCAAAATACACAAAAGGCACTAGAATTGTTGTGAATATATATctgaacggaggaagtactaagCACTATATGGAAGTACAGTTGCGACTTGCAAAGAGCAAAAGACACAAAAAGCACTAGAATTGTTGTGAAACAAATTGTTCAAAAAACAGAGACGGTCTAGATAGTTGTACAAGTTAACAcgcacaaaaacaaaaaataatcgATTCTTACAAAAGTAAAATGATTTGTTAAGAGAAATCACCTGCGACGGTATGAAAATTGGTTAAATGACTTTAAGCAAAATTCTACAGGTGCATCAACATACTCGTTTGCAATTTCATCCAGAACAAGAAAAGACAGTTCACCGAGCAACACGAGGCAAAGCATATGTTGCACAAGAACATCACGGTTCTTCCATTTTACACTACAAAGAATCGTCACATTATTGTTCATCGTCGCACCAAACATCCATGAATAATCCAATCCGCCAACGTATATATATCCCCCAGACTCACCTGCACATACGAGAAACGCCATATACAAAATACACAAGCGCCTACACGGATCGATCCGAATCCGACAAACCAGCTACACTCCTTTGCTCCCGATCAACGGCCGTGTCACTCCCCCCATTCCTACCTGAGCTACAAAGCCGTCACAATGGCAGCCAAGAAAAAAGAACATGGGCAGAACAAAGTTTTCATCTGTGAACCACCGGCTAGATCAGCCCGGTGTACGCATTGCCCTGGACGGCGTGGAGGGGCATCATCCCGGTGCCAGCGCCGCCGTAAGGGTGTTGGGCACCGGCGGGCGCAAACGGGTTGGCACCGAATGGGTTCGCCGGGGCTGCTTGTGCCTGGTGGTGGTACTGTTGGGCCTGAGGGTGGTGGTTGGCCATCATCATCTGCTGCTGAAGCATGAAAGCCTGCTGCTGCTGGGCCATGGCGGCCATCTGCACCGCATGGGGCGCCGCGTACCCGTTCGAGCCGTAGAACGGGTCCTGCATTGCTGCTGGCTGTTGCATCATCGGGGCCGGGGCGGCACCGGTGGTCTCCCAGGGGTTGTAGCTTGCGGGCTGGCTCGCTCGTCGGTTCGCGTCTTCGTATAGGCTGTCAAGGGTGAGCAAGTCCAGTCCACCAGCCTGCAAAAGGAGTCAAATTTAGTATGACCAAAGGATAATCAGCAAGACAGGATATAATTGTTGCATCTGTAGAAAAATGTATCATACCAATTTTTTGCCTGAAGCGACGGCAGTTTCATTTGAACTGGGTGCAGTGACAAGGGCCAGTTCCCAGCCTGTGACTCCATTTTCAAAAGCAGGAGCGGCCTTGGGTACGTCATCTGGAGCGATCAAAAAAGATTAAGGGCTGTGTATTGACCAGATTCCAAGCAATGAAAAGAAAAACATCTGGTTTTAGTTCACAGGAGAGAAATGTGTACCTATTGGAACAATCGCCAGCGCTAGAGCATTCCTCTCGTCTATCTCAGCCACAGCAGGGTGTGTTTCATTCAGACCCTGACAAGCAAAGGAAGTGTTAGCAGAATCTATGCATGGGTAGTGACCTCTTTGTGAGTGGCAGTGTAGCACAGTATGTTACCAGCAA harbors:
- the LOC123407209 gene encoding protein STRICTOSIDINE SYNTHASE-LIKE 10-like — encoded protein: MASGTRGVAAATISLAVLLLIFCFSPSTAAAAAVPSIDATRTRHLPLPRGLLRGPESVAFDAKGHGPYSGVSDGRVLKWNGDALGWSTYTYNPDYSSEACTASLLRPETATESHCGRPLGLRFHLKSGYLYIADAYKGLMRVAPGGGEATVLVTEVDSVPLRFTNGVDIDQVTGEVYFTDSSMNFNRSQHEMVTRTGDSSGRLMRYDPRTGKAVVLQAGITYPNGLAISADRTHLIISSTGPCKLLRYWIKGSKTGTMELFADLPGYPDNVRPDKKGGYWVALHREKNELPFGVDSHLLALRIDAEGKIIEEMRGPKSVRPTEVVERKGGKLFMGSVELRYVSVVIRK